ataatataaactttcATTATGTATAGTCATTTAATAGTAATAACCaaggcaaggattttcatgcactgaaaaatttgaaaatgtgtGATTATAATATGcattataaaatgggaaaatatgcactaaaaatgtgaaaaatatgcaccaaaaaatatttctttgtgaagtTTCATATTAACagatattcagatcttaagtttttgacaacaaatatacaggtttttaagaactttatgtactataataccactttaacggaACCACGACATCgagaataacaaatataaaaacaaagaaatttatatatttaatttcttaaagtGTAAAACTTaatagcaattctaataaaatttggtgaatgaatgtatttttgtattcatTATATTTCTTCCAAATTTAATCGTTTGTTACTGTTTTTTagtgaattatggacgtgagagagatgtaagaacataatttcatcaagttatgtttttatatgGGCACAAAGATGGACAGACTCAAAAATTGGTACTAAACCAATACTTTGAGGACCAATATTTTagacgttacaattagcagcacaaactcaagATACCTTTCGCACTATggcgattttaaaaattaaataaaactataaaaattttggaaatatgcaatttatatgcaatttaaagcaaaatatgcaatttatgcaattatagtaaaatatgcaacaacaaatcgatggcattttgtagcaaattctttgattcgaaaagaaaaatagtttaaagttatttcgagttactgactacaaaaatgcatttttaaagaaatccttGCCTTGGTAATAACTCAAAGACTAAACTATTGggataaaattcaattaaaatgaaTTCATACTATTATtctttgataaattcttatataaAGTTCCTATTAAAAATTAACCGTGTCATgacaaatttctaaatatacaCCCATATAAGGGTCACTTATGGGAACCATAGAAAATACATTTATTCTAACCATTATCAACATCAgaatacaaatgtatatgtaGCAATTCCAACTTTTGAAACCAATATCATCCAAACGGAATAAATTTGGTCAATTGTTAGTCCTATTGGATAGTGTGGAATAATTTTTGCTAAGATCATATAATTAGTTACATCGATGATATGATTTCGAGACCGATCTtgtcaaaaaatattctataaaatactAGAATAAATAGGGATAGCATTTGggtattaaaaaacatattagaaAATCCTATTTAATtcaaacatataaattaaaataaatttttaaaattgagcAGAAATTGGCAtcgaaatatgttttatttaaactttaacaacTAAACATATTATTTCATAATGATATTTAAATTGATGCTACTGATATTCTCATTTAATCAATActtattatttgatttaatttggACGTTGTACAATTCTATTAGGATCATGACGAataacaacatctacaacactCATGTTAGGAGTTAGGAAATTAACCAAACGATCAGCACCTTGACGAGGTAAACGATCGAAAGGATAACCCATAGGACGACGATCGGGATAGAGACGATCACGAACACCACAGTAGGAAGCAGCATCACTGCAGGCACCCACCAATTGTTGATCAacctttaaaatagaaatttaatttaatttaattaaatactaaacaatAAAATCACATATATTTTACTTACACGATCATCTTCATAGTTGGACACCATTACAAAGAGTTCACAATTCATACCCTCTGGAAGACCCTTAGGAATCAACATATTTGCTGGCCAACCGCAACCACAGAAATTGAATTCCAACTCAGCAGCAGAACCGGCAGCAGGACGATTGGCATCCAAATTACGGTAAGTACGTTCAAACGGTATGGTAACACTAGATTCCGAAGAACGACGTCGAATGGTATTTTGACCAGGATTCACTAtaagaaaacagaaaattagATCTGGGTTATCAAAAAATAATCAGATTTTCAAACTTACATGACACAATAAATTTGTCCAATTCAACCATTAATAAACGTTGATCTCTCAACAACATCTGTTGACCCCTCTCGTCAGTCTTGGGGGCCAAGAATATACGTACTGTACCGAAACGTTGTGCACGACTATTGTTATTGACATTGATGGTATAGGTGAAAGGAGTATGTTGCAAATGAGTAAAACGAGCAAAAACATTGCCTCTGGGTACGAAATCCATGCCTCTAGATAAATCTACATCAGATTGTTGGAAAAATGTTGACAGAACATTTGGACGACCACCATCAGCGGCAACCTGAACGCCGGAAATAGTAATACCATCATATTGTAATTGTGGCAACGAGTAGGCAGGCAAGCGTGTTTTGTGCTCCTGGAAAATGTCATCAACAAATGCATGCCATCTATAGAAAACTGGATCACGCATAGCAGTAGCAGAGTCACCCATAACACCAAAAGATTCCAAATGACGATGATCAGGATCATGGGAATATGAAATGAATACATGTCCCATATTGTGAAGATCACCGTATAAAGAACGATTGGGAGAAATAATTGAAGACTCCATCATATTACCCAAAATATCAATACCACGTTGCTCGTCCAAAGCTATGCGGTTGCCACTTTCATCGATGACGAAACCTTGATCGATTGCGCTAAGAATGCGATCACGCCATCTTTCCATATCGGCAACATCC
The window above is part of the Lucilia cuprina isolate Lc7/37 chromosome 6, ASM2204524v1, whole genome shotgun sequence genome. Proteins encoded here:
- the LOC111675744 gene encoding phenoloxidase 2-like; this translates as MANKENLLLLFERPSEPVFMEKGTTSTVFDIPDKFLTDRYRPIGSEVQSRYGDKAERRIPVRDIALPDLRIPMSLGRDEQFSLFVPRHRRIAGRLIDIFMGLRTIDDLQSVAVYARDRVNPFLFNYALSVALLHRPDTKGMDLPSFAQNFPEKYVDSQVLGKVREEATIVAEGSRMPIVVPRDYTASDLEPEHRLWYFREDLGINLHHWHWHLVYPFEAGDRSIVAKDRRGELFYYMHQQIIARYNMERFSNNLARVTRFNNFREPIAEGYFPKMDSLVASRAWPPRFDNTVISDLKRELDQINLDVADMERWRDRILSAIDQGFVIDESGNRIALDEQRGIDILGNMMESSIISPNRSLYGDLHNMGHVFISYSHDPDHRHLESFGVMGDSATAMRDPVFYRWHAFVDDIFQEHKTRLPAYSLPQLQYDGITISGVQVAADGGRPNVLSTFFQQSDVDLSRGMDFVPRGNVFARFTHLQHTPFTYTINVNNNSRAQRFGTVRIFLAPKTDERGQQMLLRDQRLLMVELDKFIVSLNPGQNTIRRRSSESSVTIPFERTYRNLDANRPAAGSAAELEFNFCGCGWPANMLIPKGLPEGMNCELFVMVSNYEDDRVDQQLVGACSDAASYCGVRDRLYPDRRPMGYPFDRLPRQGADRLVNFLTPNMSVVDVVIRHDPNRIVQRPN